Proteins from one Xenorhabdus griffiniae genomic window:
- the atpG gene encoding F0F1 ATP synthase subunit gamma produces the protein MAGAKEIRTKIASVQNTQKITKAMEMVAASKMRKTQDRMAASRPYAETIRNVIGHLALGNLEYKHPYLEEREVKRVGYVVVSTDRGLCGGLNINVFKKLLIEMKDWSDKNVQVDLALIGSKAVSFFSSVGGNIVAQVTGMGDNPSLSELIGPVHVMMQAYDEGRLDKLYIVTNKFMNTMSQVPTITQLLPLPAGDDETLKKKSWDYLYEPDPKALLDTLLRRYIESQVYQGVVENLASEQAARMVAMKAATDNGGNLIKELQLVYNKARQASITQELTEIVSGASAV, from the coding sequence ATGGCCGGCGCAAAAGAGATACGTACCAAAATCGCCAGTGTGCAGAACACGCAAAAAATCACTAAAGCGATGGAGATGGTCGCCGCGTCCAAAATGCGTAAAACGCAGGATCGCATGGCGGCCAGCCGTCCTTATGCAGAAACCATTCGCAATGTGATTGGACACCTTGCGTTAGGTAATCTGGAATACAAACATCCATACCTTGAAGAGCGCGAAGTGAAGCGTGTTGGGTACGTGGTTGTTTCGACTGACCGTGGTTTATGTGGCGGTTTGAACATTAACGTGTTCAAAAAATTGCTGATAGAAATGAAAGACTGGTCTGATAAAAACGTTCAAGTTGATTTGGCGCTTATTGGATCAAAAGCGGTTTCCTTCTTTTCTTCTGTTGGTGGCAACATTGTTGCTCAAGTAACAGGGATGGGAGATAACCCGTCATTATCCGAACTGATCGGGCCAGTCCACGTCATGATGCAAGCATATGACGAAGGGCGTCTGGATAAACTGTATATAGTGACAAACAAGTTCATGAATACAATGTCTCAGGTTCCGACGATCACTCAGTTATTGCCTCTGCCAGCCGGAGACGATGAAACACTGAAGAAGAAGTCTTGGGACTATCTGTATGAACCTGATCCTAAGGCGTTGTTGGATACCCTGCTGCGTCGCTATATAGAATCGCAAGTTTATCAGGGCGTCGTTGAAAACCTGGCTAGTGAACAGGCCGCACGAATGGTAGCGATGAAAGCCGCAACCGATAACGGTGGCAACCTGATCAAAGAGTTGCAGTTGGTTTACAACAAGGCTCGTCAGGCCAGCATCACTCAGGAACTCACCGAAATCGTTTCGGGTGCTTCTGCGGTTTAA
- the atpA gene encoding F0F1 ATP synthase subunit alpha, which yields MQLNSTEISELIKQRIAQFNVVSEAHNEGTIVSVNDGIIRIHGLADVMQGEMLSLPGNRYAIALNLERDSVGAVVMGPYSDLAEGMKVKCTGRILEVPVGRGLLGRVVNTLGEPIDGKGAIENDGFSPVEVIAPGVIDRQSVDQPVQTGYKSVDAMIPIGRGQRELIIGDRQTGKTALAIDAIINQRNSGIKCVYVAIGQKASTIANVVRKLEEHGALENTIVVVASASESAALQYLAPYSGCAMGEYFRDRGEDALIVYDDLSKQAVAYRQISLLLRRPPGREAYPGDVFYLHSRLLERAARVNAEYVEKFTHGEVKGKTGSLTALPIIETQAGDVSAFVPTNVISITDGQIFLESSLFNSGIRPAVNPGISVSRVGGAAQTKIIKKLSGGIRTALAQYRELAAFSQFASDLDDATRKQLDHGQKVTELLKQKQYQPMSIAQQALSLFAAERGYLEDIEIAKVVSFEAALLAYANREHADLLKEIDQSGDYNGEIEAKLKALLESFKATQSW from the coding sequence ATGCAACTGAATTCCACCGAAATCAGCGAACTGATCAAACAGCGTATTGCTCAGTTCAATGTCGTGAGCGAAGCTCACAATGAAGGTACGATTGTTTCCGTTAACGACGGTATCATTCGTATCCATGGTTTAGCTGATGTCATGCAGGGTGAAATGCTTTCCCTGCCTGGCAACCGTTACGCAATTGCACTGAACCTGGAGCGCGACTCTGTAGGTGCAGTTGTGATGGGTCCGTATTCTGACTTGGCCGAAGGCATGAAAGTCAAATGTACTGGCCGTATTTTGGAAGTGCCTGTTGGTCGTGGTTTGCTGGGACGTGTTGTTAACACACTGGGCGAACCCATTGACGGCAAGGGCGCTATTGAGAACGACGGTTTCTCACCGGTAGAAGTTATCGCACCAGGGGTTATCGATCGCCAATCCGTTGACCAGCCTGTCCAGACAGGTTACAAATCTGTTGATGCCATGATCCCAATCGGCCGTGGCCAGCGTGAGCTGATCATCGGTGACCGTCAGACCGGTAAAACTGCTCTGGCTATTGATGCGATTATCAACCAGCGTAATTCTGGTATCAAATGTGTCTACGTTGCGATTGGTCAGAAAGCCTCTACCATTGCTAACGTCGTTCGTAAACTGGAAGAACACGGCGCACTGGAAAACACCATTGTTGTTGTTGCATCCGCTTCTGAATCTGCGGCCCTGCAATATCTGGCACCTTACTCTGGTTGCGCGATGGGTGAATATTTCCGTGATCGCGGTGAAGATGCCTTGATTGTTTACGATGATCTGTCTAAACAGGCTGTAGCATACCGTCAGATTTCCCTGTTGTTGCGTCGTCCACCTGGACGTGAAGCATACCCTGGTGACGTATTCTATTTGCACTCCCGTTTGCTGGAGCGTGCAGCGCGTGTTAACGCTGAATACGTTGAGAAATTCACTCATGGTGAAGTGAAGGGTAAAACCGGTTCACTGACTGCGCTGCCAATCATTGAAACTCAGGCGGGTGACGTTTCTGCGTTCGTACCAACAAACGTTATCTCTATCACTGATGGACAGATCTTCCTTGAATCTTCTCTGTTTAACTCAGGTATCCGTCCAGCGGTTAACCCAGGGATTTCCGTATCCCGTGTAGGTGGTGCTGCTCAGACTAAGATCATCAAGAAACTGTCTGGTGGTATTCGTACTGCTCTGGCTCAGTACCGTGAACTGGCGGCATTCTCCCAGTTTGCTTCTGATCTGGATGATGCAACGCGTAAGCAGTTGGATCATGGTCAGAAAGTGACTGAGTTGTTGAAACAGAAACAGTATCAGCCGATGTCCATTGCACAGCAGGCTCTGTCTCTGTTTGCTGCTGAACGTGGTTATCTGGAAGATATCGAAATCGCAAAAGTGGTCAGTTTCGAAGCTGCGCTGTTGGCATATGCTAACCGTGAACATGCTGATCTTCTGAAAGAGATTGACCAGTCTGGTGATTACAATGGAGAGATCGAAGCGAAGCTGAAAGCTCTGTTGGAATCCTTCAAGGCGACTCAGTCCTGGTAA
- the atpH gene encoding F0F1 ATP synthase subunit delta: protein MSEFATVARPYAKAAFDFAVEHQSLEHWQNMLAFIAEVTRNEQVGELLSGSLAPETLAKTFITLCGEQVDEHAQNFIRVMAENGRLLVLPEVFRQFIQLRASLESTINVEVISATELNEQQQAKISAAMEKRLSRKVKLNCKIDKSVIAGVILRAGDMVIDGSIRGRLDRLTDVLQS, encoded by the coding sequence ATGTCTGAATTTGCTACGGTAGCTCGCCCCTACGCCAAAGCAGCTTTTGACTTTGCTGTAGAACACCAATCGCTCGAACACTGGCAGAACATGCTGGCGTTCATTGCTGAGGTTACTCGCAACGAGCAGGTTGGTGAGCTGCTTTCCGGTTCATTAGCACCGGAAACGTTAGCCAAAACCTTCATCACCCTTTGTGGTGAGCAGGTTGATGAGCATGCTCAGAACTTTATTCGTGTAATGGCAGAAAATGGTCGCTTGCTGGTACTGCCAGAAGTCTTCCGGCAATTTATCCAATTGCGTGCGTCACTTGAATCGACTATCAATGTTGAAGTGATTTCTGCGACCGAACTGAATGAGCAGCAGCAGGCTAAAATTTCTGCGGCGATGGAAAAACGTCTGTCACGCAAAGTGAAGCTGAATTGCAAAATTGACAAGTCTGTTATTGCCGGTGTGATTCTCCGTGCGGGTGATATGGTAATAGATGGCAGTATTCGTGGCCGTCTGGATCGTTTAACAGACGTCTTGCAGTCTTAA
- the atpF gene encoding F0F1 ATP synthase subunit B produces MNINATILGQALAFVLFVLFCMKYVWPPIMAAIEKRQKEIADGLASAERAKKNLDLAQANATDQLKKAKADAQVIIEQANKQKAQIIDDAKAEAELERNRIVAQAHAEIEAERKRAREELRKQVAMLAIAGAEKIIERSVDEAANSDIVDKLVAEL; encoded by the coding sequence GTGAATATTAACGCAACAATCCTCGGCCAGGCCTTAGCGTTTGTCCTGTTTGTTTTGTTCTGCATGAAGTATGTATGGCCACCAATCATGGCGGCCATTGAAAAACGTCAGAAAGAGATTGCTGACGGTTTGGCTTCAGCAGAGCGTGCCAAAAAGAACCTGGACTTAGCGCAAGCCAATGCGACCGACCAACTGAAAAAAGCGAAAGCTGATGCACAAGTTATCATTGAGCAGGCTAATAAACAAAAAGCCCAAATTATTGATGATGCGAAAGCAGAAGCAGAGCTGGAACGTAACAGAATTGTGGCGCAAGCTCATGCTGAAATTGAAGCTGAACGCAAGCGCGCACGTGAAGAGTTACGTAAACAGGTTGCGATGTTGGCTATCGCAGGTGCCGAGAAAATCATCGAACGTTCCGTGGATGAAGCTGCTAACAGCGACATCGTTGATAAACTGGTCGCTGAACTGTAA
- the atpE gene encoding F0F1 ATP synthase subunit C: MDINMDLLYIAAAILMGLAAIGAAIGIGILGGKFLEGAARQPDLIPLLRTQFFIVMGLVDAIPMIAVGLGLFMMFAVGG, translated from the coding sequence ATGGATATAAACATGGATCTGCTGTACATAGCTGCCGCTATTCTGATGGGTTTGGCGGCTATCGGTGCTGCGATCGGTATCGGCATCCTCGGGGGTAAATTCCTGGAAGGCGCTGCTCGCCAACCTGATCTAATTCCTCTGCTGCGTACGCAGTTCTTTATCGTCATGGGCCTGGTTGACGCCATCCCGATGATTGCTGTGGGCCTGGGCTTGTTTATGATGTTCGCTGTTGGCGGTTAA
- the atpB gene encoding F0F1 ATP synthase subunit A, whose protein sequence is MSASGEVSTSEYISHHLKHLQLDLRTFELVNPHASGYEPTFWTLNIDSLFFSIVLGMLFLFVFRRVAVRATDGVPGKFQTAIEMVIGFVDNTVRDMYHGKSKVIAPLALTVFVWVLLMNALDLLPIDLIPLIGEHYFGLPALRIVPTADVSVTLSMALGVFVLILFYSIKMKGIRGFAKELTLQPFNHPLFIPINLILEGVSLLSKPISLGLRLFGNMYAGELIFILIAALLPWGAQWLLSLPWAIFHILIITLQAFIFMVLTIVYLSMASEEH, encoded by the coding sequence ATGTCTGCATCAGGAGAAGTTTCAACTTCGGAGTACATAAGTCATCACCTGAAGCACCTTCAGTTGGACTTGCGTACCTTTGAGTTGGTCAATCCCCACGCTAGTGGTTATGAGCCGACGTTCTGGACGTTAAATATCGACTCGCTTTTTTTCTCCATCGTATTAGGGATGTTGTTTCTATTTGTATTCAGAAGAGTCGCGGTTCGCGCCACTGACGGCGTTCCGGGCAAATTTCAGACTGCAATAGAAATGGTAATCGGCTTCGTTGATAACACCGTGCGTGATATGTATCACGGCAAGAGCAAAGTGATAGCTCCTCTGGCTTTGACTGTGTTCGTCTGGGTGTTACTCATGAACGCATTGGATTTGCTGCCAATCGATTTAATTCCTCTAATCGGTGAACACTACTTCGGCTTGCCTGCGCTGCGTATTGTTCCAACTGCAGACGTCAGTGTCACTTTGTCGATGGCCCTCGGTGTTTTTGTCCTCATTCTGTTCTACAGCATTAAGATGAAAGGAATTCGTGGTTTTGCGAAAGAGCTGACATTACAGCCTTTCAATCATCCACTCTTTATTCCAATTAACTTAATCTTGGAAGGGGTCAGCTTGCTGTCTAAACCTATATCACTCGGTCTGCGACTGTTTGGTAATATGTATGCTGGCGAATTGATCTTTATTCTTATTGCGGCCCTTCTACCGTGGGGAGCACAGTGGTTACTCAGCCTGCCTTGGGCGATTTTCCACATACTGATTATTACGTTACAAGCCTTTATTTTCATGGTTCTGACGATTGTTTATCTGTCGATGGCATCTGAAGAGCATTAA
- the atpI gene encoding F0F1 ATP synthase subunit I — protein MSVSLYSGRMALKLLFLQLMTFVILSVAFCTKSIEWGASAFAGGLACWLPNAIFMLLSRFQKVKEEGVPVRIAWFFAISEGVKVIITITVLIVALGVFKAAFAPLGVAYLAVLIVQIIAPAVMNG, from the coding sequence ATGTCTGTATCCCTTTACAGCGGTAGAATGGCACTGAAACTGTTATTTTTGCAGTTAATGACTTTTGTTATTCTCAGTGTAGCTTTTTGTACCAAAAGTATAGAGTGGGGCGCTTCTGCTTTTGCTGGTGGGCTAGCATGTTGGCTACCAAATGCCATTTTTATGCTGCTTAGCCGCTTCCAAAAGGTAAAAGAAGAAGGCGTTCCAGTACGTATTGCATGGTTTTTCGCGATTAGCGAAGGGGTGAAGGTTATCATTACGATAACCGTGCTGATAGTCGCTTTAGGGGTGTTCAAGGCGGCATTTGCACCACTTGGTGTGGCCTATTTAGCGGTGCTGATTGTGCAGATCATCGCACCTGCCGTAATGAACGGTTAG
- the rsmG gene encoding 16S rRNA (guanine(527)-N(7))-methyltransferase RsmG: MLNKLESLLAKTDIKLSLLQKQQLIAYVDMLNKWNKAYNLTSVRDPKQMLVRHIMDSIVVNPFLHGTRFIDVGTGPGLPGIPLAIVRPDSHFTLLDSLGKRVRFLRQVQHELGLTNIEPVQSRVEEFIPEPLFDGVISRAFASLQDMLSWCNHLPKPREGRFYALKGVLPEDELTQLPTGIVLDTVVPLQVTELDEQRHLVILKSN; encoded by the coding sequence TTGCTTAACAAATTGGAATCGCTGCTGGCGAAAACTGACATTAAGTTATCACTGCTACAAAAACAGCAGCTCATTGCCTATGTTGACATGCTGAATAAATGGAACAAGGCTTATAACCTGACATCTGTCCGTGATCCAAAACAGATGTTGGTTCGGCATATTATGGATAGCATTGTTGTTAATCCATTCCTGCATGGAACGCGTTTTATTGACGTTGGAACTGGCCCTGGCTTGCCAGGCATTCCACTGGCAATTGTACGTCCAGATTCCCATTTCACTTTATTGGATAGTTTGGGAAAACGCGTTCGTTTTTTGCGCCAGGTTCAACATGAATTAGGCTTGACCAATATTGAGCCGGTACAGAGTCGGGTTGAAGAATTTATTCCTGAACCTCTTTTTGATGGGGTGATTAGCCGTGCATTTGCTTCACTGCAAGATATGCTGTCATGGTGCAACCATCTTCCTAAACCACGTGAAGGGCGTTTTTATGCTTTGAAAGGTGTACTGCCAGAAGATGAATTGACTCAATTGCCAACAGGGATTGTGCTCGACACGGTTGTTCCTCTCCAAGTCACAGAGTTAGATGAACAGCGTCATCTGGTAATACTTAAGTCAAACTAA
- the mnmG gene encoding tRNA uridine-5-carboxymethylaminomethyl(34) synthesis enzyme MnmG, whose amino-acid sequence MFYPEHFDVIIIGGGHAGTEAAMASARMGRQTLLLTHNIDTLGQMSCNPAIGGIGKGHLVKEIDALGGLMAKATDQAGIQFRTLNASKGPAVRATRAQADRVLYRQAVRTALENQPNLMIFQQPVEDLIVENDTVTGVVTRMGLKFKAKSVVLTVGTFLDGKIHIGLENYSGGRAGDPPAISLSHRLRELPLRVARLKTGTPPRIDARTIDFSQLEQQLGDNPTPVFSFMGNVDQHPRQIPCYITHTNEKTHEVIRNNLDRSPMYAGIIEGIGPRYCPSIEDKVMRFADRNAHQIFLEPEGLTSNEIYPNGISTSLPFDVQMQIVHSMKGMENARIIRPGYAIEYDFFDPRDLKQTLESKFIHGLFFAGQINGTTGYEEAAAQGLLAGLNAARYAYGEEGWFPRRDQAYIGVLVDDLCTLGTKEPYRMFTSRAEYRLMLREDNADLRLTEQGRQLGLVDDLRWEHYCRKFEMIEQERQRLRNIWVHPHSDNLEDINQILKTPLSKEANGEDLLRRPEMNYELLTSLPRFSPGLTEPQAADQVEIQVKYEGYIARQQEEIEKQLRNENTALPVDLDYQQVSGLSNEVIAKLNDHKPSSIGQASRISGITPAAISILLVWLKKQGLLRRSA is encoded by the coding sequence ATGTTTTATCCAGAGCACTTTGACGTCATCATTATCGGCGGGGGTCATGCCGGTACTGAAGCGGCGATGGCCTCCGCACGTATGGGGCGTCAAACCTTACTACTGACTCACAATATTGATACTTTGGGCCAGATGTCATGTAATCCAGCCATTGGTGGGATCGGTAAAGGGCATCTGGTAAAAGAGATCGATGCACTTGGTGGCCTAATGGCAAAAGCCACGGATCAAGCCGGTATTCAGTTTAGAACACTCAATGCCAGCAAAGGCCCAGCTGTTCGAGCAACACGAGCACAAGCGGATCGAGTACTTTACCGACAAGCTGTAAGAACAGCACTGGAAAATCAACCTAACTTAATGATCTTCCAGCAACCCGTTGAAGATCTCATTGTTGAAAACGACACTGTTACCGGTGTTGTTACTCGTATGGGATTGAAATTTAAAGCTAAATCTGTAGTCCTGACAGTGGGAACTTTCCTTGATGGAAAAATTCACATCGGATTAGAAAACTACAGTGGAGGACGAGCAGGTGATCCTCCTGCGATCTCATTGTCTCATCGTTTACGTGAACTGCCCCTGCGCGTAGCTCGCTTGAAAACAGGCACACCACCTCGCATTGATGCACGCACCATTGATTTTAGCCAGCTTGAACAACAACTGGGTGATAACCCGACACCGGTATTTTCATTCATGGGTAATGTCGATCAACACCCACGGCAGATCCCGTGCTACATCACACATACCAATGAAAAAACCCATGAAGTGATCCGCAATAACTTGGATCGCAGTCCAATGTATGCGGGGATCATCGAAGGGATCGGCCCTCGTTATTGTCCTTCCATCGAAGACAAAGTTATGCGTTTTGCGGATCGTAACGCTCACCAGATCTTCCTGGAACCCGAAGGATTGACCAGTAACGAAATCTATCCAAATGGTATTTCTACCAGTTTGCCATTTGATGTTCAGATGCAAATTGTTCACTCCATGAAAGGCATGGAAAATGCCCGTATTATTCGCCCTGGCTATGCGATCGAATACGACTTTTTCGATCCACGTGATTTAAAACAAACACTGGAAAGTAAATTTATTCACGGTCTGTTCTTTGCTGGTCAGATCAATGGTACTACTGGGTATGAAGAAGCAGCAGCGCAAGGATTACTGGCTGGTCTTAACGCAGCACGCTATGCTTATGGTGAAGAAGGTTGGTTCCCACGCCGTGATCAGGCTTATATTGGCGTCTTGGTCGATGATCTATGCACACTTGGCACTAAAGAGCCTTACCGAATGTTCACCTCCCGTGCTGAATATCGTCTGATGCTGCGTGAAGACAATGCGGATCTTCGACTGACTGAACAAGGCCGCCAACTTGGTTTGGTAGATGATCTCCGTTGGGAACATTACTGCCGCAAATTTGAAATGATCGAACAGGAACGCCAGCGCCTGCGTAATATCTGGGTACATCCTCACTCTGATAACTTAGAGGATATCAACCAGATACTAAAAACACCGCTGTCAAAAGAAGCCAACGGTGAAGATTTGCTGCGCCGCCCTGAGATGAATTATGAATTGTTAACGTCGTTACCTCGTTTTTCACCTGGGCTGACTGAGCCTCAGGCTGCGGATCAGGTTGAAATTCAAGTGAAATATGAAGGCTATATTGCCCGTCAGCAAGAAGAGATCGAAAAACAGTTACGTAATGAAAATACCGCATTACCTGTTGATTTGGATTATCAACAAGTGAGCGGGCTTTCCAATGAAGTTATTGCAAAACTGAATGACCATAAACCAAGTTCAATTGGCCAGGCTTCGCGGATTTCAGGCATCACTCCAGCCGCAATTTCTATTTTGCTGGTATGGCTGAAAAAACAAGGTCTATTGCGTCGTAGCGCTTAA
- the mioC gene encoding FMN-binding protein MioC encodes MSTITLISGSTMGSAEYVTEHIAEILENDGFATEILHGPSLEDLPLEGLWLVVTSTHGAGDLPDNLQPLADEITQQQPDLSNIAFGAVGIGSSEYDTFCGAIRSLERLLEDHGAKRIGDRLEIDILQHEIPEDPAEEWVKEWAKLL; translated from the coding sequence ATGAGCACAATAACCTTAATCAGCGGCAGCACAATGGGTAGCGCCGAATACGTTACTGAACATATCGCTGAGATCTTAGAAAATGATGGCTTTGCAACAGAGATACTTCATGGTCCTTCATTGGAAGATCTTCCACTTGAAGGATTATGGCTTGTAGTCACTTCCACGCACGGGGCTGGGGACTTACCTGATAATCTCCAGCCTCTGGCAGATGAGATCACGCAACAGCAACCGGATCTCAGTAATATCGCATTTGGTGCCGTCGGTATCGGCAGTTCCGAATATGACACCTTCTGTGGCGCGATAAGATCACTGGAACGTTTATTGGAAGATCACGGAGCAAAACGGATCGGCGATCGATTGGAAATCGACATTCTGCAACATGAAATTCCCGAAGATCCGGCTGAAGAATGGGTCAAAGAGTGGGCAAAGTTACTCTGA
- the asnC gene encoding transcriptional regulator AsnC, translated as MAEIYQIDNLDRDILHALMENARTPYAELAKKFAVSPGTIHVRVEKMKQSGIITGTRVDISAKQLGFDVCCFIGIILKSAKDYPAALKKLDMLDEVVEVYYTTGHYSIFIKVMCRSIEALQDVLINKIQTIDEIQSTETLISLQNPIMRTIKP; from the coding sequence ATGGCGGAAATTTATCAGATCGATAATTTAGACCGTGACATACTTCACGCTTTAATGGAGAACGCACGTACACCTTACGCAGAATTAGCCAAAAAATTCGCAGTAAGCCCGGGAACCATTCATGTCCGCGTAGAAAAAATGAAACAATCAGGGATCATTACGGGGACTCGAGTCGATATCAGCGCCAAACAACTGGGGTTTGATGTGTGCTGCTTTATCGGCATCATATTGAAAAGCGCCAAAGACTATCCGGCAGCATTGAAGAAACTCGATATGCTTGATGAAGTCGTTGAAGTTTATTACACCACAGGGCACTACAGCATTTTCATTAAAGTCATGTGCCGATCCATTGAAGCTCTTCAAGATGTACTTATCAACAAGATCCAGACGATTGACGAAATCCAGTCAACAGAAACGTTGATCTCCCTGCAAAACCCGATAATGAGGACAATAAAACCTTAA
- the asnA gene encoding aspartate--ammonia ligase: MKTSFIEKQQQISFVKSYFSRLLEKKLGLIEVQGPILSRLGDGTQDNLSGHEKAVQVKVKTLPDDTFEVVHSLAKWKRKTLGRFGFQSEQGLYTHMKALRPDEDRLTPIHSVFVDQWDWEKVMGEGQRSLDYLKQTVGKIYEAIKETQQAVSKEFGLAPFLPDQIHFIHSEELLKRYPGLDAKGREREAAKEFGAIFLMGIGGKLSDDQAHDVRAPDYDDWTTPNCDGFFGLNGDIIVWNPVLQDAFEISSMGIRVDAETLKRQLALTGDEDRLQYDWHQALIKGDMPQSIGGGIGQSRLVMLLLQMAHIGQVQCGVWSPEIIESVEGVL; the protein is encoded by the coding sequence ATGAAAACATCCTTTATTGAAAAACAACAGCAGATTAGTTTTGTTAAATCATACTTTTCCCGTCTGTTAGAGAAAAAACTTGGCTTAATCGAAGTTCAAGGTCCTATTTTGAGCCGTCTTGGTGATGGTACTCAGGACAACTTATCTGGCCATGAAAAAGCAGTTCAGGTGAAAGTGAAAACGTTGCCGGACGACACCTTTGAAGTGGTTCATTCTCTGGCGAAATGGAAACGTAAGACATTAGGTCGCTTTGGTTTTCAATCTGAACAAGGATTGTATACTCACATGAAAGCTCTGCGTCCTGATGAAGATCGCTTGACACCTATCCACTCTGTCTTTGTTGATCAGTGGGATTGGGAGAAAGTGATGGGTGAAGGTCAGCGTTCACTCGACTATTTAAAACAGACAGTAGGTAAAATCTACGAAGCAATAAAAGAAACACAACAAGCGGTAAGTAAGGAATTTGGTCTGGCACCGTTCCTGCCAGATCAAATTCACTTTATCCACAGTGAAGAGCTTCTGAAACGTTACCCTGGTCTGGATGCGAAAGGTCGTGAACGTGAGGCTGCCAAAGAGTTTGGTGCTATTTTCCTGATGGGGATTGGCGGTAAGTTGTCTGATGATCAGGCTCACGATGTACGCGCGCCGGATTATGACGATTGGACTACACCAAACTGTGATGGCTTCTTTGGTTTAAACGGTGACATTATTGTTTGGAACCCAGTTTTACAAGATGCCTTTGAAATTTCTTCTATGGGTATCCGTGTTGATGCAGAGACGTTAAAACGTCAGCTGGCACTGACTGGTGATGAAGATCGTCTGCAATATGATTGGCACCAGGCTCTGATCAAGGGAGATATGCCACAATCTATCGGTGGTGGTATCGGGCAATCCCGTTTGGTGATGTTACTGCTGCAAATGGCACATATCGGTCAGGTTCAGTGCGGTGTCTGGTCACCTGAGATCATTGAATCCGTTGAAGGTGTACTGTAA